The Natranaerovirga hydrolytica genome includes the window TCCTTTGTTCACACTTAGGCTCAAACCATCCAGTGCTTTAAAGTTTCCATAATACTTTGTTAGGTTTTCAATTTCAATTACTTTCATAATACTCCTCCTTTAATTTGTTGTCTTTATGATAGCAAGAGAAAGGAGGGGTTGCCCCCACCCTAAAGTGTGGTTTTAATAAAATATCTGACCTTAAGTGACAAATGAAACGTCCCCAAGTCCCCTATTTAAGGTTTGTTTTTGAATCTTTATCCTTTCTTTAAAATTTATTGATAAGATTGATTAATAAAATAAGAAAGGAAAGATTTATTATGGCTACTTTATTGGAAGCAAAAAATTTATCTAAGAAATTTGGCAATCAAATGGTTGTTAAGAACGTTTCAATAAGAGTTGAAAAAAACTCTGTTTATGGTTTGTTAGGACCCAATGGTGCAGGGAAAACAACACTATTAAAGATAATTTGTGGTATGTTAAAACAAACCGAGGGAGAAATCATAATCGAGGGTCACAAATGGAGTCGTGCAGATTTACACCAAGTCGGTGCGTTAATTGAAACCCCACCACTTTATGAAAATTTGACAGCATATGAAAATTTAAAAGTAAGAACTTTATTGCTGGAACTTCCTGAAAGTCGAATTAAAGAAGTATTAAAAATTGTTGAGTTAACCAATACTGACAAAAAGAAAGCAGGTCAATTTTCCCTTGGTATGAAACAACGCCTTGGTATTGCGATGGCATTGCTTGCCAATCCAACATTATTAATACTAGATGAACCTACAAATGGACTTGACCCTATGGGCATTCAAGAATTAAGAGATTTAATTCGTTCATTCCCCAAACAAGGCATAACGGTTATTTTATCCAGTCATATTTTAAGTGAAGTAGAGTTAATTGCTGACTGTATTGGCATTATTGCAAACGGGCAATTAGGATATGAGAATAGAATTAATGCTAATGAGAATTTAGAGGAATTATTTATGAAAGTTGTTAAGGAAAACAATGGAAGGAGGCTTCACGAATGAAAAAATATTTTCTAGCAGAACAATTAAAAACAAAACGTACATTTTCCTCAAAATTAGTTGTCATTGCACCGCTCTTTACAATGTTCATGGCATATATTTT containing:
- a CDS encoding lantibiotic protection ABC transporter ATP-binding protein; this encodes MATLLEAKNLSKKFGNQMVVKNVSIRVEKNSVYGLLGPNGAGKTTLLKIICGMLKQTEGEIIIEGHKWSRADLHQVGALIETPPLYENLTAYENLKVRTLLLELPESRIKEVLKIVELTNTDKKKAGQFSLGMKQRLGIAMALLANPTLLILDEPTNGLDPMGIQELRDLIRSFPKQGITVILSSHILSEVELIADCIGIIANGQLGYENRINANENLEELFMKVVKENNGRRLHE